The following proteins come from a genomic window of Paludisphaera rhizosphaerae:
- a CDS encoding carbonic anhydrase family protein, which yields MKTRTYGACEPGRKCRGAYEPTVEALDRRVVLNASTVTSWAAALHGGAATSTLSGQVTNAATGRPLGRVPIQLVDANGQVEWTVLTGPRGRYSFRVHDKGAYVVRAVAPRNGVQVAPTFTNAVPTGSMEPGFDRSSWNYRTGNSDPSKGPVGPTSWWTVASAGTLPFQSPINIVGPTTDLSRVLNVSYAAAAPTSMTNTGSQLQLNFPGATAANPDTITLAGRTFSLTEFHFHDPSENQVDGHTYNMEVHFVNTSAEGGATVLAVFLQLGAHNDALDPILAAATEHLSETPAGTSTPGSNVGVLDFSKLLPTDMTGWYFQGSLTTPPLAQPLNWMVFATPITLDFAQLQEYETLADGNDFLPNARPVQPTDGRQLNEINYDVNFQGQSIAGLNFSFAPRNS from the coding sequence ATGAAGACGAGAACGTATGGGGCCTGCGAACCAGGCCGGAAGTGTCGGGGCGCCTACGAGCCGACCGTCGAGGCGCTGGACCGCCGCGTCGTGCTGAACGCCTCGACCGTGACGTCCTGGGCGGCTGCGTTGCACGGGGGGGCCGCGACGAGCACGCTTTCAGGCCAGGTGACCAACGCGGCGACGGGGCGGCCCCTCGGGCGCGTGCCGATCCAACTGGTCGACGCAAACGGCCAGGTCGAGTGGACAGTCCTTACCGGACCCCGCGGACGCTATTCGTTCCGTGTCCACGACAAGGGCGCTTACGTCGTCCGCGCTGTGGCCCCGCGCAACGGGGTGCAGGTCGCCCCGACCTTCACCAACGCCGTCCCGACGGGCTCGATGGAGCCGGGCTTCGATAGATCGTCGTGGAACTACAGGACGGGGAACAGCGACCCGTCGAAGGGGCCAGTCGGCCCGACGAGCTGGTGGACGGTCGCCTCGGCGGGGACGCTGCCGTTCCAGTCACCGATCAACATTGTGGGGCCGACCACCGATCTGAGCCGGGTTCTGAACGTCTCGTACGCCGCCGCCGCGCCGACGTCGATGACGAACACCGGTTCGCAGCTCCAGCTCAATTTCCCCGGCGCGACGGCTGCCAACCCGGATACGATCACGCTGGCCGGCCGGACGTTCTCCCTGACCGAATTCCATTTCCACGACCCGTCCGAGAATCAGGTCGACGGCCACACGTACAACATGGAAGTCCACTTCGTGAACACGAGCGCCGAAGGCGGTGCGACCGTCCTGGCGGTTTTCCTGCAATTGGGGGCGCACAACGACGCGCTCGACCCGATCCTCGCGGCGGCGACGGAGCATCTGTCGGAGACGCCGGCCGGCACCTCGACGCCGGGGAGCAACGTGGGCGTCCTCGACTTCTCCAAGCTCCTGCCGACCGACATGACGGGCTGGTACTTCCAGGGGTCGCTGACCACTCCGCCGCTGGCGCAGCCGTTGAACTGGATGGTCTTCGCCACCCCGATCACTCTCGACTTCGCGCAGCTTCAAGAGTACGAGACCCTCGCCGACGGCAACGACTTTTTGCCCAACGCTCGCCCTGTGCAGCCGACCGACGGCCGCCAACTCAACGAAATCAACTACGACGTCAATTTCCAGGGACAGTCGATCGCCGGCCTGAACTTCAGTTTCGCCCCCAGAAATTCCTGA
- a CDS encoding FAD-dependent oxidoreductase has product MKRERDGLLGRREFLATAAGASAYSLFVFADGASALAGEPQRSPEQIRGVFETLAPSDPAAVKRRFEGEPNMTLVDLECDLLVAGGGPAGVMAALAAARHGAKVVLVQDRSRLGGNSSSEVKMHIVGANCHGGRPGWREGGILEELRLDDAANNPQRCWELWDLLLYDKLVSNPNITLILETAVVAADVKDGRIERVLARCDKSEHLYRIKCRYAADCTGDSRLALESGATVRWGHEARDEFRESLAPPEPNRETEGSSILFTARDYGKPMPYKAPAWARKIGPEQLNHRPVGKKSWEYGYWWIEWGGGHDMIRDNERIRFELLSIVTGVWDYIKNSGKYPDAANWALTWVGMMTGKRESRRIQGDHMLTQNDCMSFTDFDDAVAIGGWPLDEHPSPGFDDSSQPPYVSTKLAEVYNIPLRSLYSKDISNLFMAGRNASCSHVAFTSTRVMATCAVMGQAAGTAAALCSRYNLTPRELYRDKPRLKELQQTLLRDDQTIKNLRADDPSDLAQQAKASASAVGEGSKAESVLDGFVRDMPGSLEHRWSAPMSPDGAWLELTWAEPKTIKHVQITFDSGFHRELTLSSAGLGDNDHGIRAPQPETIRDYRLVAETADGKRVELAHVEGNHQRLRRHDFTPVAASKLRIEVAATNGADSARIYEVRAYG; this is encoded by the coding sequence ATGAAGCGCGAGCGCGACGGTCTGTTGGGGCGCCGAGAGTTTCTGGCGACGGCGGCGGGGGCCTCGGCTTATTCGCTGTTCGTCTTCGCGGACGGGGCCTCGGCCCTCGCGGGGGAACCGCAGCGATCGCCGGAGCAGATCCGAGGCGTCTTCGAAACGCTCGCCCCGAGCGATCCGGCGGCCGTTAAGCGACGGTTCGAGGGCGAGCCGAACATGACGCTCGTCGACCTGGAGTGCGACCTCCTCGTCGCCGGCGGCGGCCCGGCCGGCGTCATGGCGGCGCTCGCGGCGGCGCGACACGGGGCTAAGGTCGTGCTCGTCCAGGACCGCTCGCGGCTCGGCGGGAACTCGTCGAGCGAGGTCAAGATGCACATCGTCGGCGCCAACTGCCATGGCGGCCGGCCCGGCTGGCGCGAGGGCGGCATCCTCGAAGAACTCCGCCTCGACGACGCCGCCAACAACCCCCAGCGCTGCTGGGAGCTTTGGGACCTGCTCCTCTACGACAAGCTGGTCTCCAACCCCAACATCACCCTGATCCTCGAAACCGCCGTCGTCGCCGCCGACGTCAAGGACGGCCGCATCGAGCGCGTCCTCGCCCGCTGCGACAAGTCCGAGCACCTCTACCGGATCAAGTGTCGCTACGCCGCCGACTGCACGGGCGATTCGCGGCTGGCGCTCGAGTCGGGCGCGACGGTCCGCTGGGGGCATGAGGCCCGCGACGAGTTCCGCGAGTCGCTCGCCCCGCCTGAGCCGAACCGTGAGACTGAGGGCTCCAGCATCCTGTTCACGGCTCGCGACTACGGCAAGCCGATGCCCTACAAGGCCCCCGCCTGGGCCCGCAAGATCGGCCCCGAACAGCTCAATCACCGGCCGGTCGGCAAGAAGAGCTGGGAATACGGCTACTGGTGGATCGAGTGGGGCGGCGGCCACGACATGATTCGCGACAACGAGCGGATCCGCTTCGAGTTGCTCTCGATCGTCACCGGCGTCTGGGACTACATCAAGAACTCGGGCAAGTATCCCGACGCCGCCAACTGGGCGCTCACCTGGGTCGGCATGATGACCGGCAAGCGCGAGAGCCGACGCATCCAGGGAGACCACATGCTCACGCAGAACGACTGCATGAGCTTCACCGACTTCGACGACGCCGTCGCCATCGGCGGCTGGCCGCTCGACGAGCATCCCTCGCCGGGCTTCGACGATTCGAGCCAGCCTCCCTACGTCAGCACCAAGCTGGCCGAGGTCTACAACATCCCGCTGCGGTCGCTCTACAGCAAGGATATCTCGAACCTCTTCATGGCCGGCCGCAACGCCAGTTGCTCGCACGTCGCGTTCACGTCGACGCGCGTCATGGCCACCTGCGCCGTGATGGGTCAGGCCGCCGGCACCGCCGCCGCGCTCTGCTCGCGGTACAACCTCACGCCTCGCGAGCTGTATCGCGACAAGCCCAGGCTGAAGGAGCTTCAGCAGACGCTCCTCCGCGACGATCAGACCATCAAGAACCTTCGCGCCGACGACCCGTCGGACCTCGCCCAGCAGGCGAAGGCCTCGGCGTCGGCCGTCGGCGAGGGTTCGAAGGCGGAGAGCGTGCTGGACGGCTTCGTCCGCGACATGCCGGGCTCGCTGGAGCACCGCTGGTCGGCCCCAATGTCCCCCGACGGCGCCTGGCTGGAGCTGACCTGGGCCGAGCCGAAGACGATCAAGCACGTCCAGATCACCTTCGACAGCGGCTTCCACCGCGAGCTGACTCTCAGCTCGGCCGGCCTCGGCGACAACGACCACGGCATCCGGGCCCCCCAGCCCGAGACGATCCGCGACTACCGTCTCGTCGCCGAGACCGCCGACGGCAAGCGCGTGGAACTCGCCCACGTCGAAGGCAACCACCAGCGCCTCCGCCGCCACGACTTCACCCCCGTCGCCGCCTCCAAGCTCCGGATCGAAGTCGCCGCCACC